The following DNA comes from Winogradskyella sp. PG-2.
GATTCTGTAGCTAAGGTTAGCGACTCACTTATTGATGGGAAGTTCATGGCATCTCAAAAGGTTATTCGTGCAGAAGTTGACTCTTTGGGTATTAAAAGCCTAGAAGATATACCAGAAGCTTTAGAATTAGATAAAAAATGGCTAGATGAACTTTATAGTATGTCATTATTTGACACCATTTATAAGTCAGTTACTGAACTTACATACGAACCCGTAGATTACCCAGAACTTACGACAGACACTTTAAAGGCAAGATTAAAACGCTTAAATGCCAGAACACCTTTTAATGTAGAGTATAACCGTTCACTTGAAAGCGTGATAAAGCGTTATCTCAAACACAGAAGAACATCTTTAGAACGTCTTATGGGATTGAGCCATTTCTATTTTCCAATGTTTGAGACAGAATTTGATAATTACAATATCCCGCTAGAGATGAAGTACTTATCCATTGTAGAATCAGCCTTAAAACCTAGAGCTAGATCTCGAGTTGGAGCCACAGGACTTTGGCAATTTATGTTTGCCACAGGAAAAGAGCATAAATTGGATGTGAGTAGTTATGTAGATGAGCGAAGAGATCCAATAAAATCGACAACTGCTGCTGCTCAATATTTATCTCGTCTGTATAGAATATTTGGTGATTGGGATTTAGCATTAGCGGCTTATAATTCTGGACCAGGTAATGTAAATAAAGCAATTAGGCGTTCGGGTGGTTATAAAAACTATTGGAATATTCGTCAAAACCTCCCAAGAGAAACAGCTGGATATGTACCAGCATTTTTAGCTACAATGTATATTTTCGAATTTGCTGAAGAACATGGTTTTAAACCAGAACGACCGACATTTCAACATATTCAAACAGATACTATACATGTTAAGCAAATGATTACCTTAGATCAAGTAGCTGAAACAACAGGAGTGAAAATTGAAGAATTACAGTTTTTGAATCCGTCATATAAATTAGATATTATACCAAAAATCAAAGGAAAAACATATGTGCTAAGATTACCAAGAGAAGCTGTTGGCATTTTTGTGGCAAATGAAGATAAAATTTACGATTTTGCCAAAGCGGAATTCAACAAGCGTGAAAAACCACTCCCACAGCTTTTTAATGCAGATACTAAGGTTAGATATCGTGTTAGAAATGGAGATTATTTAGGTAAGATTGCTCGGAAATATGGTGTTAGGGTGAGTCAAATAAAACGTTGGAATGGCCTAAGGAGCAATAACTTAAAAATAGGTCAACGTTTAACTATTTACCCGAGAAACCCAAGTACATCTACCTCATCTAAACCAGTAAAAAAAGTAGTAAACACTGCTGGTAAAACAACGTATAAAGTACAATCCGGAGACTCACTTTGGACTATTGCTCAAAACTTTTCTGGAGTTTCTGTTCAAAATATTAAAGATTGGAACGATATTAGTAGTAACAAACTCAAAATAGGAATGACACTTGTGGTGTCTAATTAAATCAATCAACAAAAACAAAGACTTATGAAAGCTTTATATTCAGTATTATTTTGTGTCTTACTATTAGCTTGTGGCGAAAATAAAGAGGATAACAGTATATATCTTCCTGAATCAAACGGAATACTAAATAGTATTTCCGTTGTGGTAGACAACCAACTATGGGAAGGAAGCGTTGGTGAAAATATTAGGAATATTTTTGCCGCACCATTAAATGGCTTACCAGTTGACGAGCCTATATTTATAATGCGTCAGATTCCACCTCAGGTTTTTGATGGTTTTG
Coding sequences within:
- a CDS encoding LysM peptidoglycan-binding domain-containing protein, which gives rise to MVFGFSQVKTDSVAKVSDSLIDGKFMASQKVIRAEVDSLGIKSLEDIPEALELDKKWLDELYSMSLFDTIYKSVTELTYEPVDYPELTTDTLKARLKRLNARTPFNVEYNRSLESVIKRYLKHRRTSLERLMGLSHFYFPMFETEFDNYNIPLEMKYLSIVESALKPRARSRVGATGLWQFMFATGKEHKLDVSSYVDERRDPIKSTTAAAQYLSRLYRIFGDWDLALAAYNSGPGNVNKAIRRSGGYKNYWNIRQNLPRETAGYVPAFLATMYIFEFAEEHGFKPERPTFQHIQTDTIHVKQMITLDQVAETTGVKIEELQFLNPSYKLDIIPKIKGKTYVLRLPREAVGIFVANEDKIYDFAKAEFNKREKPLPQLFNADTKVRYRVRNGDYLGKIARKYGVRVSQIKRWNGLRSNNLKIGQRLTIYPRNPSTSTSSKPVKKVVNTAGKTTYKVQSGDSLWTIAQNFSGVSVQNIKDWNDISSNKLKIGMTLVVSN